Proteins from one Anopheles nili chromosome 2, idAnoNiliSN_F5_01, whole genome shotgun sequence genomic window:
- the LOC128721325 gene encoding fibulin-1, whose product MAQKVWLPLLAALCFLQGIQCQTIAIEQILSLCCQDGEEWGILSRTCSSYNKSLELVPAGLHGLCLSTIEICCSKQHKIYQCTAGKIAAKQGQSCSLKGDHSGSEFYTDCCEACKIGLVVGSSANKCSVEPFAFGSPWDEIYDGCCNDIKKEGEIIFLAAQNEQGLCEQFSDLCMHDCENVEGGSYVCRCFPGYRLLDDNKSCELVKDNAAVESKSCNAGYKLNKRTGECEDVDECESGDATCNPANQVCRNTYGSYRCIDLIPPNIVCDAGYEPKNGKCEDINECDEEGACDEGYRCENIKGSYECIAPVKIYPTPPRQKVEACALGFRRHNDQCVDIDECAADKNACDSNQVCTNDIGGFKCECKIGFILDSITNACVDINECQVNAHECLESQRCDNTIGSYTCIRLQSCGTGYTLNAETGNCDDDDECALGRHNCQPPFECFNTKGSFRCRQLSRYNMPTSTSTTTSTTTSRPFYRDPYPGSYQPQLPPCRIGFERNALGACVDVNECARGGMCHRHQQCINTNGSYRCRDLLTCPPGYRVNDDITECLDIDECATGVAKCGPEQTCRNKKGGFVCECPPGHVIGRNERCEDIDECAKHGPKVCQPIANCINTIGSFRCECKEGFRNGPDDKKCNDVDECAEIPGLCHQQCKNNWGSYKCGCNPGYRISYNNRTCDDMDECEEYKTANLCMGICENTPGSYACRCPHGYKLGSDGRSCIDIDECQTGDVCNGRHDICTNIGGSYRCTTIDCPHGYQHDKDRRNRCQRTHHYCNAGDVECFRRPHSYSFNFLTIVSNIILPPEGRGLFTLAGPHHYQMIDFDLKLVTVDAAPHVRAVDLHYFDLEKRTNEAQLNLRKSIEGPQDIELELSMKVFHNGELYGTNVAKLFLMISAYEY is encoded by the exons ATGGCTCAAAAAGTGTGGTTGCCACTCTTGGCAGCGCTATGCTTTCTACAAGGCATCCAGTGTCAAA CCATCGCAATCGAACAGATTCTGTCCCTGTGCTGCCAGGATGGCGAGGAATGGGGCATACTGAGCCGGACATGCTCGAGCTACAACAAGTCACTGGAACTGGTGCCGGCTGGGCTGCACGGGTTGTGCCTTTCGACCATCGAAATATGCTGCTCGAAGCAGCACAAAATCTACCAGTGCACGGCCGGCAAGATAGCCGCCAAGCAGGGCCAGAGCTGCTCCCTGAAGGGCGACCACTCGGGATCGGAGTTTTACACG GATTGCTGCGAAGCCTGCAAAATTGGACTTGTGGTCGGTTCCAGTGCCAACAAGTGCTCGGTGGAACCGTTCGCCTTCGGTAGCCCCTGGGACGAGATCTATGACGGATGCTGCAACGACATCAAGAAAGAAGGTGAAATTATATTCCTCGCAGCCCAGAACGAGC AGGGGCTGTGTGAGCAATTTTCGGATCTTTGTATGCACGATTGTGAGAATGTCGAGGGTGGCTCGTATGTGTGCCGATGCTTTCCGGGTTATAGGTTGCTGGATGACAACAAATCCTGCGAATTGGTGAAGGATAATGCGGCGGTGGAGTCAAAAAG CTGTAACGCGGGATATAAGCTGAACAAGCGCACGGGAGAGTGCGAAGACGTCGACGAGTGCGAGTCAGGTGATGCTACGTGCAATCCGGCAAATCAGGTGTGCCGTAACACGTACGGTAGCTACCGGTGCATCGATTTAATTCCCCCCAACATCGTGTGCGATGCCGGGTATGAACCGAAGAATGGCAAATGTGAAG ACATCAACGAGTGTGACGAGGAGGGCGCCTGCGACGAGGGCTACCGTTGCGAAAACATTAAGGGCTCCTACGAATGTATCGCTCCGGTAAAGATTTATCCAAC CCCACCGAGACAGAAGGTGGAAGCGTGTGCGCTCGGCTTTCGGCGACATAATGATCAGTGCGTGG ATATTGATGAATGTGCGGCCGACAAGAACGCCTGCGACAGTAATCAGGTGTGCACGAACGACATCGGCGGGTTTAAGTGTGAATGTAAAATTGGATTCATCCTGGATTCCATTACGAACGCGTGCGTTG ATATAAACGAATGTCAGGTGAACGCTCACGAATGTCTGGAATCGCAACGGTGTGATAACACGATAGGCTCGTACACGTGCATCCGGCTGCAAAGCTGTGGCACAGGATACACCCTAAACGCCGAAACGGGCAACTGCGATG ATGACGATGAGTGTGCCCTTGGACGGCATAATTGTCAGCCACCGTTCGAGTGCTTCAACACCAAGGGTTCGTTCCGTTGTCGGCAGCTGTCGAGATACAACATGCCGACGAGCACGTCGACCACAACCAGTACTACGACCAGCCGGCCGTTCTACCGGGACCCTTATCCTGGCTCGTATCAGCCTCAACTTCCACCGTGTCGGATTGGGTTCGAGCGCAACGCCCTTGGAGCATGCGTAG ATGTGAATGAGTGCGCTAGGGGAGGCATGTGCCATCGGCATCAACAGTGCATCAACACGAACGGTTCGTACCGCTGTCGGGACCTTCTCACCTGTCCACCTGGCTATCGCGTGAATGATGACATAACGGAGTGTTTGG ACATCGACGAGTGCGCTACAGGTGTGGCGAAATGTGGtccagagcagacgtgccgGAACAAGAAGGGTGGCTTCGTGTGCGAATGTCCGCCGGGGCACGTGATCGGCCGGAACGAGCGCTGCGAGGACATTGACGAATGTGCGAAACATGGCCCAAAGGTTTGCCAGCCAATTGCGAACTGCATCAACACGAtcggttcgtttcggtgcGAATGTAAGGAGGGCTTCCGTAACGGTCCGGACGATAAGAAGTGCAATGACGTGGATGAGTGCGCGGAAATACCGGGGTTGTGCCATCAGCAGTGCAAAAACAATTGGGGCTCGTACAAGTGCGGTTGCAACCCGGGCTATCGGATAAGCTACAACAATCGCACCTGTGACGATATGGATGAGTGTGAGGAGTACAAGACGGCTAATCTTTGTATGGGAATTTGTGAAAATACTCCCGGCTCGTATGCGTGCCGTTGCCCGCATGGGTACAAGTTGGGATCCGACGGGCGAAGCTGCATTG ACATTGACGAGTGCCAAACAGGGGATGTTTGCAACGGACGCCACGATATATGCACGAACATTGGAGGCAGCTATCGCTGTACGACCATCGATTGTCCCCACGGCTACCAGCACGATAAGGATCGACGGAA CCGCTGTCAACGCACACACCATTACTGTAATGCTGGTGACGTGGAATGCTTCCGACGGCCTCACTCGTATTCCTTCAACTTTCTGACGATCGTGTCGAATATTATTCTACCACCGGAAGGTCGTGGTTTGTTCACGCTAGCCGGTCCGCATCACTACCAAATGATCGACTTCGATCTGAAGCTTGTTACGGTCGATGCGGCTCCCCACGTTAGGGCCGTGGATTTGCATTATTTCGA CcttgaaaagcgaacgaacgaggcACAGCTGAACCTGAGAAAAAGCATCGAAGGACCGCAGGATATCGAGTTGGAGCTAAGCATGAAGGTGTTTCACAATGGCGAGCTGTACGGAACGAACGTGGCCAAGCTGTTTTTGATGATTTCGGCATATGAATATTAA